The Microcystis aeruginosa NIES-843 sequence CCGTGATCAGTAAACAGTAATCAGTAAACAGTAATCAGTAAAAATACAGTAGGAAACTTCTATTTAATACTCCACACTTAAAACTCAAATCTGATAACTGATAACTGATAGCTGTACAACTACTTAGTACAAACGCTTACGGGGGCGATAATTAGCCACGGATTCCACTAAACCCAAGGCAATAAAATTGGTTAATAAAGATGAACGTCCATAACTTAACCAGGGTAAAGGAATCCCTGTAATCGGGGCTAATCCCACGGTCATGCTAATATTAAGAATTGCCTGAAAAGCGATCATCGAGAGAACACCGATCGCTATTAAAGAACCAAAGTTTTCTTTAGCAGTATTAGCAATGACTAACAAACGCCAACAAACTAACCAGAAAGCTATTAAAACTAGAATACTGCCGACAAAACCGAATTCTTCCCCGACTACGGAGAAGATAAAATCGGTGTGTTGTTCGGGAATAAAATTTAATTGGGTTTGGGTGCCTTGGTGTAATCCCCGTCCCAATAATTCTCCCGATCCGATGGCAATGCGGGATTGAATTAATTGATAACCTCCCCCCAAAGGATTCTTTTCTGGGTCAAGAAATAGGGTTAAACGATCTTTTTGATATTCTTTTAATAAACCCCAAAAAACCTCGCCTAATTTACCCACTGCCAGATTAGTTGCCACCACGATGAAAGTAGATAAAAAACGGTAGGGAAGGGTAAACCAAGCAAGCACAGCGATGATAATTGCTAAAACAATCCAAGCAGGAAAAAGTAAATTAAACAGAAAAACCGATGCGAGGGGAGATAAGAGGATAATCATCCAAGGCAGTTTCGCATTAGCCCAGTAAATCATGCCTAGGGTAATTGCCCCAAAGACTAATCCCGTCCCCAGGTCCGGCTGCGCCATAATTAACACCCAGGGGATGGCAGTGACGACAAAGACACGAGCGATCGCAAAAAGATTATCGGCGGGACGATGATGTAGGAGGGCTGCTAGGGTGATAATTAAACCTACCTTGGCAAATTCCGACGGTTGCACGTTAAAACTGCCGATATTAATCCAACTTTGCGCCCCATTCGCCGTCACCCCCAGGACAATTACTGCAATTAGGGAGAGATTGGTGAGAAGATAGGTTAACCAGTGCCATTTCAGCAGACTTTCGTAACGACAACGGGCCAGAAATAAAGCGATCGCCACTCCCCCGGCCCCGAATAACCAGTGTTGCCACCAGTCGAGAGCAGTGGTATGTCTTTCGGCACTACGAATCATTAAACCACCGAAAACGGTTAAACCCGTCACCAAAACGAACAAAAGCCAATCAATTTGGGCTATATCCCGGAAAATGAAGCTAAACCGCTCATTAAAACCGCTTAGTTTCCTACTAATAAGGGACTGTCTTCTCACCATTTCTCTCCCCAAATTTACTAACTAACTAGGGTTTGCTCAATAAATCTAAAAACATTGTTCGATAATACTTTTAGACCTTTTTGAAATCCAAAAGTACCGGCCATTGGAGTGATCGGGGGGAAAATTTAGGGACTTTTTCCCTGAAAATGGGTAAAACCCTACACCCTACACCCCACACCCCACACCCTGCCCCCAAGAAAAACTTTTTGCCGCAAACCCTAACTATAGGCTGCTACGGATACTTTCGCCGCCACCTGACGAGCGATCGCTATCAGGGCTTTAGCTGAGGCCGATTCCGGTTGCCCCAAAACCACTGGTACACCAGTATCACCGCCCTCCCGTAGGGCTATCTCCAGAGGCACACATCCCAGTAAAGGAATGCCCAATTCTTGCGAGGTTTTTTCCCCACCACCGGACCCAAATAGATCATAGGAGCGATCGGGCTGATCGGGAGGGATAAAATAACTCATATTTTCCACGATACCCAAAACCCGCGCCCCTAGCTGTTGGAACATTTTTAAACCCCGGCGCGCATCAATTAAAGAAACCGTCTGGGGAGTGGTGACAATCACCGCACCCGCTAGGGGGACCGATTGAATTAAAGTTAATTGTGCATCCCCGGTACCGGGAGGCATATCGACGATTAAATAGTCTAAATCGCCCCAATTGACTTGATAGAGAAACTGACGGATAATGCCGTTTAACATCGGACCGCGCCAGATTACCGGTTGATCGGGGTTGATCAAAAAGCCCATGGAAACCATTTTGATGCCATGGTTAAAAGCGGGTTCCAATATCTCGCCATTTGCGCCCTGTACGGTCACTTGTGCGTCATTTAAGCCCAACATTGTCGGGGCGTTGGGGCCGTAGATGTCCGCGTCTAATAGCCCCACTTTTGCCCCTAAATGAGCCAAGGCGACGGCGATATTGACAGCCACGGTACTTTTTCCCACACCGCCCTTACCACTGGAAACGGCGATAATATTTTTAACCCCCTCCACGCCTTGGCGATCGGGTAAAGCTTTTTGTTGCGGGGTTTCGGCAGTTACGTCCACAGCGACACTTTCCACCCCGGGCAGCTGTTTAACGGCTTTTTGGCAGTCTTCCACGATAAATTCGCGCAAAGGACAGGCAGGAGTGGTCAAAACTAGGGTAAAGCTAACTTTTCCGCCATCGATCGCCACATTGCGGATCATGTTCAATTCCACTAGGCTTTTTTGCAGTTCCGGATCTTGAACGGGACGTAATACTTCTAAAATCGATGCGGTATCAAGGGGCATGGTTTCAGTGTCTCTAATCAAGTATTGTTCTTATGGTTATTTATCTTAACCTTGATGCCCGCACAGTTATCAGTGGGGAGTGGGGAGTTTTTTGCTGTGAACAGTGAACAGTAAGTAGTCGTGCAAAATTAATTTCCTAGTGAAGATAGGCAAGAGGCAAAAGGCAATAGGCAAGAGCGGGGTTAGATATGTGTAATTAATTTTGCTTAGGTACTTAATCAGTGAACTGAAAACTCACATCTGATAACTGATAACTGATAACTGATAACTGATAACTGATAACCCCTATCCCCCTAGATCTCTAGATCTCTAGATTACGGTAATAGGATCGCCGACTTTAATTGTACCTGTCTTTTCGGGGATGACATTTTCTCCGAACATGATGCCCCCGGGGAAACTGCGAAAAGTGCTTAAGGTTTTTAAAGGTTCTTGCTGGGGATTTCTCCTACCTGTTTCTTGATCGGTGGTGGTGATAATACAGCGACTACAGGGTTTAACTAGGGCATAATTTATCTCTCCAATTGTGATCTTTTGCCAACTACTTTCGCTAAAAGCTCGATCGCTACTAATAACAATATTAGGCCGAAAACGATTCATCGGCACCGGTGCAACTAAACG is a genomic window containing:
- the rodA gene encoding rod shape-determining protein RodA — protein: MVRRQSLISRKLSGFNERFSFIFRDIAQIDWLLFVLVTGLTVFGGLMIRSAERHTTALDWWQHWLFGAGGVAIALFLARCRYESLLKWHWLTYLLTNLSLIAVIVLGVTANGAQSWINIGSFNVQPSEFAKVGLIITLAALLHHRPADNLFAIARVFVVTAIPWVLIMAQPDLGTGLVFGAITLGMIYWANAKLPWMIILLSPLASVFLFNLLFPAWIVLAIIIAVLAWFTLPYRFLSTFIVVATNLAVGKLGEVFWGLLKEYQKDRLTLFLDPEKNPLGGGYQLIQSRIAIGSGELLGRGLHQGTQTQLNFIPEQHTDFIFSVVGEEFGFVGSILVLIAFWLVCWRLLVIANTAKENFGSLIAIGVLSMIAFQAILNISMTVGLAPITGIPLPWLSYGRSSLLTNFIALGLVESVANYRPRKRLY
- a CDS encoding Mrp/NBP35 family ATP-binding protein, with product MPLDTASILEVLRPVQDPELQKSLVELNMIRNVAIDGGKVSFTLVLTTPACPLREFIVEDCQKAVKQLPGVESVAVDVTAETPQQKALPDRQGVEGVKNIIAVSSGKGGVGKSTVAVNIAVALAHLGAKVGLLDADIYGPNAPTMLGLNDAQVTVQGANGEILEPAFNHGIKMVSMGFLINPDQPVIWRGPMLNGIIRQFLYQVNWGDLDYLIVDMPPGTGDAQLTLIQSVPLAGAVIVTTPQTVSLIDARRGLKMFQQLGARVLGIVENMSYFIPPDQPDRSYDLFGSGGGEKTSQELGIPLLGCVPLEIALREGGDTGVPVVLGQPESASAKALIAIARQVAAKVSVAAYS